A DNA window from Porphyromonas gingivalis ATCC 33277 contains the following coding sequences:
- a CDS encoding TonB-dependent receptor yields MRSIYQLLLSILLASLGFVGLEAQQAGVAGRVLDEEGNPMIQANVQLVQSTGQVAVAAGATNEKGLFSLKTSQEGDYILRVSYVGYTTHDEKISLRNGQTITLKDISMNEDARLLQSVTVQAKAAEVVVRNDTLEFNAGSYTVAQGASIEELIKKLPGAEIGSDGKITINGKDISKILVDGKEFFSKDPQVAIKNLPADMVNKVQVLNKLSELSRMSGFDDGEEETVINLTVKPEKKKGLFGTLQAGYGTDQRYMAGGNVNRFDGNKQWTLIGSANNTNNMGFSEMSSEMGSMTFFSPQGGGRRGFGNSGGVTSSSMLGGNFSVEFSSALNTGGDARYGYNDKAIETTKRVENILAEGNTYMDENILERSFSHNGQARFRMQWKPSERTEVVFEPDLSISKIDGFFNDTYETKDATGISINKGSIHQTTQGNNFRLNGELDISHKLNDEGRTISASVSGGLTDEDGDGIYQAVLQSVETNQKQFNDNSNLQYRLRLSYVEPLGKNYFAQAILNRRFSRRNSDREVYRLGDDGQYSILDSQYGLSYSNEFTQYRIGLNLKKIAKTWDYTIGFNVDPNRTVSYRNVAGVEQDKLAFNRVNLSPMLRINYKPSRTTNLRVDYRGRTTQPSINQIAPVQDITNPLFVTEGNPGLKPSYSNNVMAMFSDFDAKSQRAFNIVFFGNYTFDDIVPNTHYDPSTGIRTTRYENASGTWQANLHGTLSVPLKNRAFSFRMSLFNRLAEGQSFINDDKNKALSFRTRERLTLTCRNNWIDTSIGGNIGFYMANNSLSGQKDSRTYDFGGNYQVALTLPYGFRIDSDVEYNTNSGYSGGFSLDEWLWNASLSYSFLRDKAGTLRVKGYDILGQRSSISRSATAINIEESMSNTIGRYVMVDFIYRFNAFSGGGSRSDHQRGNMNRPGPPFGGGRRPS; encoded by the coding sequence ATGCGATCGATTTATCAATTACTGTTGTCAATACTCCTTGCTTCTCTTGGTTTCGTCGGGCTGGAAGCCCAACAAGCCGGAGTAGCAGGTAGAGTATTGGACGAAGAAGGCAACCCCATGATTCAAGCCAACGTACAGCTTGTACAGAGTACCGGCCAAGTAGCCGTTGCCGCAGGTGCCACTAATGAAAAAGGGTTGTTCAGCCTGAAAACGTCACAGGAGGGTGACTACATTCTGCGCGTTTCATATGTAGGTTACACTACCCACGACGAAAAAATATCTCTTAGAAACGGGCAAACCATTACGCTCAAAGATATATCCATGAACGAAGATGCCCGTCTTCTACAGAGTGTGACGGTGCAGGCTAAAGCGGCAGAGGTCGTGGTACGCAACGACACGCTCGAATTCAATGCCGGATCCTATACCGTAGCACAAGGAGCTTCTATCGAGGAACTGATCAAGAAGCTACCCGGAGCAGAGATCGGATCCGATGGGAAGATCACCATCAACGGCAAGGACATTAGCAAGATCCTTGTCGATGGCAAAGAGTTTTTCTCCAAAGATCCACAGGTGGCAATAAAGAATCTTCCGGCCGATATGGTCAATAAAGTACAGGTACTGAACAAACTGAGCGAGCTGTCGCGGATGAGCGGTTTCGATGATGGAGAAGAAGAGACCGTAATCAACCTGACGGTGAAGCCCGAAAAAAAGAAAGGCCTCTTCGGAACGCTTCAGGCCGGCTACGGTACTGACCAACGCTATATGGCCGGAGGGAACGTCAATCGGTTCGATGGGAATAAGCAATGGACATTGATCGGTAGTGCGAACAATACGAACAATATGGGCTTTAGCGAGATGAGCAGCGAGATGGGATCCATGACCTTCTTCTCTCCCCAAGGCGGTGGTCGACGCGGCTTCGGCAATAGTGGAGGTGTTACGTCTTCGTCGATGCTGGGCGGCAACTTCAGTGTCGAATTCTCCTCTGCCCTTAATACGGGAGGCGATGCACGCTACGGATACAACGACAAGGCCATAGAGACGACCAAACGTGTGGAAAATATCCTCGCCGAAGGGAATACTTATATGGACGAAAATATATTGGAACGCTCTTTCTCTCACAATGGTCAGGCTCGATTCAGGATGCAATGGAAACCGTCCGAACGTACCGAAGTGGTATTCGAGCCGGATCTTTCGATATCGAAGATTGATGGGTTCTTTAACGACACATACGAGACGAAAGATGCCACCGGAATCTCTATCAACAAAGGTTCTATCCACCAAACTACACAAGGAAACAACTTCAGACTGAACGGAGAATTGGATATCAGTCACAAGCTCAACGATGAAGGCCGTACAATCAGTGCCTCCGTCAGTGGCGGTCTGACCGACGAAGACGGAGATGGCATATATCAGGCTGTGCTCCAAAGCGTGGAGACGAATCAAAAGCAATTCAACGACAACTCCAACCTGCAATATCGCCTTCGCCTCTCGTATGTGGAACCGTTGGGTAAAAACTACTTCGCACAAGCTATTCTGAACAGACGTTTCTCTCGTCGCAATTCGGATCGTGAGGTGTACCGACTGGGCGATGACGGGCAATACTCCATATTAGACAGTCAGTACGGACTCTCCTACAGTAACGAGTTCACCCAGTATCGCATCGGACTCAACCTCAAGAAGATTGCCAAAACGTGGGACTACACCATAGGATTCAATGTGGATCCCAACAGAACTGTCAGCTATCGGAACGTAGCCGGAGTAGAGCAGGACAAACTGGCTTTCAATCGTGTCAATCTCTCCCCGATGCTCCGAATCAACTACAAACCGAGCAGGACTACCAACCTCCGAGTGGACTACCGAGGACGCACGACACAACCATCCATCAATCAGATCGCTCCCGTTCAGGACATCACGAATCCGCTATTCGTGACGGAAGGCAATCCCGGTCTGAAGCCGAGCTATTCCAACAATGTGATGGCCATGTTCTCGGACTTCGATGCCAAAAGTCAGCGAGCTTTCAACATTGTTTTCTTCGGCAACTATACATTCGACGACATCGTCCCCAATACGCACTACGATCCGTCTACAGGGATCCGTACCACTCGTTACGAAAACGCCTCCGGTACATGGCAAGCGAATCTTCATGGGACACTATCGGTTCCACTCAAGAACAGGGCATTTTCTTTCAGGATGTCCTTGTTCAACAGGTTGGCCGAAGGACAAAGCTTCATCAATGACGATAAGAACAAAGCTCTCTCTTTCCGAACGAGGGAACGCCTGACGCTGACCTGTCGCAACAATTGGATCGATACGAGTATCGGTGGCAATATCGGATTCTATATGGCTAATAATAGTCTGAGCGGACAGAAAGATTCTCGCACATACGATTTTGGCGGCAATTATCAAGTTGCCCTAACGCTTCCCTATGGATTCCGTATCGACAGCGATGTTGAATACAATACGAACTCCGGTTACAGTGGAGGATTCAGTCTGGACGAATGGCTTTGGAATGCTTCGCTTTCATACAGCTTCCTCCGTGACAAGGCCGGTACACTGCGTGTCAAAGGCTATGACATCCTCGGTCAGCGGTCAAGTATCAGCCGTTCTGCTACGGCCATCAATATAGAAGAGAGCATGTCCAATACGATCGGACGCTACGTGATGGTGGACTTTATCTACCGATTCAACGCCTTCAGTGGTGGTGGATCTCGCAGCGATCATCAGCGTGGCAATATGAATCGTCCGGGCCCACCTTTCGGCGGTGGCAGACGACCGTCCTGA
- a CDS encoding DUF1661 domain-containing protein, with amino-acid sequence MAREAKNFRTKTKKFRRVFSPKIAPQSHHFSFVISL; translated from the coding sequence TTGGCGCGAGAAGCGAAAAATTTTCGAACCAAAACGAAAAAATTTAGGCGCGTATTTTCCCCAAAAATCGCACCGCAATCTCATCATTTTTCGTTCGTGATTTCTCTGTAA
- the pdxH gene encoding pyridoxamine 5'-phosphate oxidase, whose translation MDLHFENIRREYDKRSLSASDLTPTPFDLVTRWLQDAVEAKTYEPTAVIVGTATPDGHPSTRTVLLKEFLNNEFIFYSNYESRKGQQMAANPHVCLTFLWHELERQIHVEGDVRILEPELSDAYFATRPYKSRVGARISPQSRPIPGRSFIVQEFMKESLKYAGRTVPRPDTWGGFAVKPVRIEFWQGRESRLHDRFLYELRPDASWSVHRLAP comes from the coding sequence ATGGATTTGCATTTCGAAAATATCAGGCGGGAATATGACAAACGAAGCCTTTCCGCCAGCGACCTGACACCTACTCCTTTCGACCTTGTCACCAGATGGTTGCAAGATGCGGTCGAAGCCAAAACATATGAGCCTACAGCCGTTATCGTCGGGACGGCTACTCCTGACGGTCATCCCAGTACGCGAACCGTTTTGCTCAAGGAGTTTTTGAACAACGAATTTATCTTCTACAGCAACTATGAGAGTCGCAAGGGGCAGCAAATGGCTGCTAATCCGCACGTCTGTCTCACATTCCTCTGGCACGAACTGGAGCGTCAGATACATGTGGAGGGGGATGTACGCATTTTAGAGCCGGAGCTTAGCGATGCTTATTTTGCTACACGTCCGTACAAAAGTCGGGTAGGGGCGCGCATTTCGCCACAGAGTCGTCCTATACCGGGGCGTTCTTTCATCGTACAGGAATTTATGAAGGAGTCGCTCAAATATGCCGGTCGGACTGTGCCACGTCCTGACACTTGGGGTGGCTTTGCCGTGAAGCCGGTACGAATAGAATTTTGGCAAGGGCGCGAAAGCCGCTTGCACGATCGCTTCCTGTACGAACTCCGGCCCGATGCTTCCTGGTCTGTTCACCGCTTGGCTCCGTAA
- a CDS encoding DUF1661 domain-containing protein, translating into MVRKFFASRAKTKNFSRHVFTIHARAFFQT; encoded by the coding sequence TTGGTTCGAAAATTTTTCGCTTCTCGCGCCAAAACGAAAAATTTCTCGCGCCACGTTTTTACGATCCACGCGCGAGCATTTTTTCAGACGTAA
- a CDS encoding rhodanese-like domain-containing protein encodes MKQKLILAILLMSFVSLFSCACKNAAQTNTPADKSIVNNVNADRFRELLADPAIQLIDVRTAEEYAQGHIANAKLLPVTDSNFKEQADQELDKAHPVAIYCRSGGRSAKAADILLRRGYFVYNLLGGYKGYPYK; translated from the coding sequence ATGAAACAAAAACTAATCCTTGCGATACTGCTTATGTCTTTCGTTTCTTTGTTTAGTTGTGCTTGCAAGAATGCTGCACAGACAAATACCCCGGCGGACAAGTCGATCGTAAACAATGTAAACGCCGATCGCTTCCGCGAATTATTGGCTGATCCTGCTATACAATTGATCGACGTTCGCACTGCGGAAGAGTATGCCCAAGGTCATATTGCCAATGCCAAGCTGTTGCCCGTCACGGACAGTAACTTCAAGGAGCAGGCCGATCAGGAGTTGGACAAGGCGCATCCCGTAGCCATTTACTGCCGGAGCGGAGGACGAAGTGCCAAAGCCGCCGATATTCTTTTGCGTAGAGGCTATTTTGTTTACAACCTTCTGGGCGGATATAAAGGCTATCCGTACAAGTAG
- a CDS encoding GH92 family glycosyl hydrolase, with protein MDRPKPSYIVRIAAILCLFVGRPLFAQSYVDYVDPLIGTLSSFELSAGNTYPVIGLPWGMNSWTPMTGVPGDGWQYTYSAHKIRGFKQTHQPSPWINDYGQFSLLPLMAPQKPSSNDSVALTKWCKQLFSDEQASWFSHKAETATPYYYSVYLADYDTRVEMAPTERAAIFRIRYSGNTESGSGRWLRLDAFTGGSEISIVDPHTVVGISRKNSGGVPANFACYFILQFDIPMADVLLETDTGKTDEGTRVWAACRFDSQEVTVRVASSFISVEQAERNLAEVKGQSFDRIRLAGREAWNKVLGRIHVEGGTKDERTTFYSALYRCLLFPRRFYEEDASGNFVHYSPYSGEVLPGYLYTDTGFWDTFRALFPLLNLLYPDENIKIQEGLLNVYRESGFFPEWASPGHRDCMIGNNSASVLADAYLKGVRVEDTRTLMNGLLHATKAVHPKISSTGRRGWEWYNSLGYVPADAGINESAARTLEYAYNDWCILRLGRTLGWDRAALDTLAHRSMNYRHLFDPETKLMRGRNQDGSFRIPFSPFKWGDVFTEGNAWHYTWSVFHDVQGLIDLMGGDRPFVSMLDSVFNTPPMFDESYYGFVIHEIREMQIADMGNYAHGNQPIQHMIYLYNHAGYPWKAQERLREVMGRLYRPTPDGYCGDEDNGQTSAWYVFSALGFYPVTPATDQYVLGSPIFSKVILSFPDGHKTVLHAPANSADTPYIRSISVEGKEWSCNYLTHEQLRSSASIQWMMDTKPNYNRGTKESDRPYSFSTEQQRRANHSN; from the coding sequence ATGGATCGCCCTAAGCCTTCATATATTGTTCGAATAGCAGCCATTCTCTGCTTGTTTGTCGGCAGGCCTTTGTTTGCGCAGAGCTATGTGGACTACGTCGATCCGCTGATCGGGACGCTAAGTTCTTTTGAGCTGAGTGCGGGCAATACCTATCCGGTGATCGGTTTACCGTGGGGAATGAATAGCTGGACACCGATGACCGGTGTACCCGGTGACGGCTGGCAATATACCTACTCGGCACACAAGATTCGCGGATTCAAACAGACCCACCAGCCCAGTCCATGGATCAACGACTACGGCCAATTCTCCCTTCTTCCCCTTATGGCACCGCAGAAGCCATCATCGAACGACTCCGTAGCTCTGACTAAATGGTGCAAGCAACTCTTTTCGGACGAACAGGCCTCGTGGTTCTCGCACAAAGCGGAGACGGCGACGCCATACTATTATAGTGTCTATTTGGCCGATTACGACACACGCGTGGAGATGGCCCCGACCGAGCGTGCAGCTATCTTTCGCATACGTTATTCCGGCAATACCGAAAGTGGCTCCGGTCGATGGCTTCGTCTTGATGCCTTTACCGGTGGTTCGGAGATTAGCATCGTGGATCCTCACACCGTAGTGGGCATATCTCGCAAGAATAGCGGAGGTGTGCCGGCTAACTTCGCCTGTTATTTCATCTTGCAGTTCGATATTCCTATGGCCGATGTCCTGCTTGAGACAGATACCGGCAAGACAGACGAAGGCACAAGGGTATGGGCAGCCTGTCGCTTCGATTCGCAAGAAGTTACCGTCCGGGTGGCATCTTCTTTTATCAGTGTCGAGCAGGCCGAAAGAAATCTTGCGGAAGTCAAAGGGCAGAGTTTCGACCGGATCAGACTTGCCGGTCGCGAAGCTTGGAATAAGGTGCTCGGACGCATACATGTGGAAGGAGGAACGAAGGATGAGCGCACTACATTCTATTCCGCACTCTATCGCTGTCTGCTTTTTCCCCGTCGCTTCTATGAGGAGGATGCTTCCGGCAATTTTGTGCATTACAGCCCCTACAGTGGAGAGGTACTTCCCGGTTATCTCTATACCGATACCGGATTTTGGGACACTTTTCGAGCCCTTTTCCCCCTGCTCAATCTGCTGTATCCCGATGAAAACATTAAAATTCAGGAAGGTCTGCTGAATGTATATCGCGAGAGTGGCTTTTTCCCCGAATGGGCCAGTCCGGGCCATCGGGATTGTATGATAGGCAACAACTCTGCTTCTGTTCTGGCGGATGCCTATCTCAAGGGTGTTCGGGTAGAAGATACCCGTACACTGATGAACGGACTCTTGCATGCTACGAAAGCCGTCCATCCGAAAATATCCTCCACGGGGCGCAGAGGTTGGGAGTGGTACAACTCCTTAGGCTATGTTCCGGCTGATGCAGGTATCAACGAAAGTGCTGCCCGTACGCTCGAATATGCTTATAACGATTGGTGCATCCTCCGACTGGGGCGCACATTGGGTTGGGATAGAGCAGCATTGGACACGTTGGCTCATCGTTCTATGAACTATCGTCATCTGTTCGATCCGGAAACCAAACTCATGCGCGGTAGAAATCAGGATGGTAGTTTCCGGATACCTTTTTCCCCTTTCAAATGGGGAGATGTATTCACGGAGGGCAATGCCTGGCACTATACTTGGTCGGTCTTTCATGATGTGCAGGGGCTTATCGACCTGATGGGAGGAGATCGCCCGTTCGTGTCTATGCTCGATTCGGTATTCAATACTCCTCCTATGTTCGATGAGAGCTATTACGGATTTGTCATCCACGAAATCAGAGAGATGCAAATAGCGGATATGGGCAATTATGCTCATGGCAATCAGCCCATACAGCATATGATATATCTGTATAATCATGCCGGCTATCCATGGAAAGCTCAGGAGAGACTACGCGAAGTGATGGGGCGGCTCTATCGTCCTACTCCGGATGGGTATTGCGGCGATGAAGACAACGGACAGACTTCGGCTTGGTACGTTTTCTCTGCTCTTGGCTTCTATCCTGTTACACCCGCTACGGATCAGTATGTGCTCGGCTCGCCGATTTTTTCCAAGGTAATACTCTCTTTTCCCGATGGACACAAAACGGTGTTGCATGCTCCGGCCAACAGTGCCGATACGCCTTACATCCGCTCGATCAGCGTAGAAGGAAAAGAATGGAGCTGCAATTACCTGACTCACGAACAGCTTCGCTCTTCTGCATCCATTCAATGGATGATGGACACGAAACCCAATTATAACCGTGGTACGAAGGAAAGTGACAGACCTTATTCCTTCTCCACGGAGCAACAGCGTCGCGCTAATCACAGTAATTAA